A single window of Gossypium hirsutum isolate 1008001.06 chromosome A10, Gossypium_hirsutum_v2.1, whole genome shotgun sequence DNA harbors:
- the LOC107914347 gene encoding dof zinc finger protein DOF3.4: MPSDSGDPNRRLTKALNSGAPPPPGQEQLPCPRCDSTNTKFCYYNNYNFSQPRHFCKSCRRYWTHGGTLRDIPVGGGTRKNAKRSRTTHSTFISSSTNAGATTSYNDFQLPATQVLLPVSGNQGSLGVVGESKGNGFASLLNPQGPGFLALSGFGLGIAPALEDVGFGLGRGMWPFSVGDGAVGDGGNGGAATGMGNPWQFDGAEAGPVGAGDCFSWPELAISTPGNWLK, encoded by the coding sequence ATGCCATCGGATTCCGGAGATCCAAACAGGCGGTTAACCAAGGCCCTTAACTCTGGAGCCCCACCACCACCAGGACAAGAACAGCTGCCTTGTCCACGCTGTGATTCCACCAACACTAAGTTTTGCTATTACAATAACTATAACTTCTCTCAGCCTCGCCATTTCTGTAAGTCATGTCGCCGTTACTGGACTCATGGTGGCACCCTAAGGGACATCCCTGTTGGTGGTGGCACCAGAAAAAACGCAAAACGTTCACGCACCACCCATTCCACCTTCATTTCTTCTTCCACCAATGCCGGCGCCACCACTAGCTATAATGACTTCCAATTGCCTGCCACTCAAGTTTTACTGCCAGTCTCAGGCAACCAGGGAAGTTTGGGTGTTGTTGGAGAGTCCAAGGGCAATGGTTTTGCTTCATTGTTGAACCCTCAGGGACCTGGTTTTCTGGCTCTTAGTGGGTTTGGGCTTGGTATTGCTCCTGCACTTGAAGATGTTGGGTTTGGGCTTGGAAGAGGGATGTGGCCTTTTTCAGTGGGAGATGGAGCAGTTGGTGATGGCGGCAATGGTGGGGCTGCAACAGGAATGGGGAACCCATGGCAGTTTGATGGAGCAGAAGCTGGGCCTGTTGGTGCTGGGGATTGCTTTTCTTGGCCTGAACTTGCTATTTCAACCCCTGGAAATTGGCTCAAGTGA
- the LOC121208300 gene encoding subtilisin-like protease SBT3.16, translating into MLSNLLGSKEAEKSSMLNSYKHGFSGFAARLTESQEKEIEGLYFLVRICFGLSVEEALWSLFHGRSSWFMFQRKL; encoded by the exons ATGCTGTCCAATTTGCTTGGAAG CAAGGAAGCAGAAAAAAGTTCAATGCTTAATAGCTATAAACATGGCTTTTCTGGGTTTGCAGCAAGGTTGACAGAATCCCAGGAAAAGGAAATTGAAG GGTTATATTTCCTAGTGaggatctgttttgggctatcgGTGGAGGaagctttgtggtcattgtttcATGGAAGATCAAGTTGGTTCATGTTCCAGAGAAAGTTATAG
- the LOC107914304 gene encoding GDSL esterase/lipase At2g23540, producing MEPVAMVMEKAWSFGLVLLWFSTLSCYLVNAADDKNGGFGASFIFGDSLVDAGNNNYLPTLSRANIPPNGIDFKASGGNPTGRYTNGRTIGDIVGEELGVPNYAVPYLAPNSTGKAILYGVNYASGGGGIMNATGRIFVNRLGLDIQIDFFNNTRKQFDKLLGPSKAKDYISKRSIFSVTIGANDFLNNYLLPVLSIGARISETPDSFIEDMINHLSNQLTRLYKLDARKFVIGNVGPIGCIPYQKTINQLNENECVDLANKLAMQYNGRLKELLTELNGKLKGAIFVHANVYDLVMELITNYAKYGFTTASEACCGNGGQYAGIIPCGPTSSMCKDRDKHVFWDPYHPSEAANLIIARQLLHGSTKYISPVNLKQLRNL from the exons ATGGAGCCAGTAGCCATGGTTATGGAGAAAGCTTGGAGTTTTGGTTTGGTTCTTTTGTGGTTCAGTACTTTAAGCTGCTATCTGGTTAATGCAGCTGACGATAAAAATGGTGGTTTTGGAGCTTCTTTCATCTTCGGTGATTCTCTGGTGGATGCTGGTAATAATAACTATTTACCAACGTTGTCTAGGGCAAATATTCCACCAAATGGAATTGATTTTAAAGCTTCCGGTGGAAACCCTACTGGCAGATATACCAATGGTAGAACCATTGGTGACATTGTAG GAGAAGAATTGGGAGTACCAAATTATGCAGTTCCATATCTTGCTCCAAATTCTACTGGGAAAGCTATACTTTATGGTGTAAATTATGCATCAGGAGGAGGGGGGATTATGAATGCAACTGGAAGAATATTTGTTAATAGACTGGGATTGGATATCCAAATCGATTTCTTCAACAATACAAGAAAGCAATTTGATAAATTGTTGGGTCCATCCAAGGCCAAAGATTATATTTCGAAAAGATCCATTTTCTCAGTTACAATTGGAGCAAATGATTTTCTCAACAACTATCTTCTCCCAGTTCTGTCGATTGGAGCAAGGATTTCTGAAACTCCAGATAGTTTCATTGAAGACATGATTAATCACTTGAGTAACCAATTAACA AGACTTTACAAGCTCGATGCTCGGAAGTTTGTCATCGGAAACGTCGGTCCTATCGGGTGCATTCCTTATCAGAAAACCATCAATCAATTGAACGAAAACGAATGTGTGGATTTAGCAAACAAGCTAGCAATGCAGTACAATGGGCGATTAAAGGAGTTACTGACTGAATTGAATGGAAAGCTTAAAGGAGCCATATTTGTTCATGCCAATGTGTACGACTTAGTGATGGAACTCATCACCAATTATGCGAAATACG GTTTTACAACAGCAAGCGAAGCATGTTGTGGAAATGGAGGGCAATACGCAGGGATAATCCCATGTGGACCGACATCAAGTATGTGCAAAGACCGTGACAAGCATGTTTTCTGGGATCCTTATCACCCAAGTGAGGCTGCTAATCTTATAATTGCTCGACAACTTCTCCATGGAAGCACCAAATATATTTCTCCAGTCAATCTTAAACAACTTCGTAATCTTTGA